A genomic region of Deinococcus humi contains the following coding sequences:
- a CDS encoding D-glucuronyl C5-epimerase family protein: protein MIIKKLGFPALIISGLLALSTGTAQTATPLTCATVPSAADAWPEWKPGDKYALPVAQALERFKKAPSQWATYVTPGGHTWNGDYLGYGNQEVVQRWDLISLDDEDIPVVKYQGKYYRNPNTIAQNAFKYYGRFLANQKPEDKATFLKHAEALIKGQDGRGALLMPYPYKAARNMGEYPANWVSAMSQGQALSVFARAYNLTQDQKYLVAGRKALDFLHVPVERGGTVSNLGNIDPSLARYVWFEEYPQDAKSSASHVFNGGVFALLGLYDWSKVDKTRAGLEASRLFQCGAYSLESALPYFELGGYSAYDLGHLVDGIVAPRIQLIQYPYQTVHIYQLLAMYSITNKQTYLDWANRFSHDLGQGDVSIPAK from the coding sequence ATGATAATTAAAAAACTCGGCTTTCCTGCACTGATCATCTCTGGCCTACTGGCCCTGTCCACCGGTACGGCTCAGACCGCTACGCCCCTCACCTGCGCTACTGTCCCGTCTGCAGCTGACGCCTGGCCAGAGTGGAAACCTGGAGACAAGTATGCGTTACCGGTGGCGCAGGCGTTGGAGCGGTTTAAGAAAGCTCCTAGTCAGTGGGCCACTTACGTTACTCCCGGCGGACATACATGGAACGGGGATTACTTGGGCTACGGTAACCAAGAGGTCGTACAGCGCTGGGACCTCATCAGCCTGGACGACGAAGATATTCCAGTCGTAAAGTACCAAGGGAAGTACTATCGGAATCCCAATACGATTGCACAAAACGCCTTTAAATATTATGGCCGTTTTCTGGCAAACCAGAAACCAGAAGATAAGGCGACATTCCTTAAGCACGCCGAGGCTCTGATTAAGGGGCAGGACGGACGTGGGGCATTGCTCATGCCTTACCCTTACAAAGCCGCACGCAATATGGGGGAATACCCAGCGAACTGGGTTTCAGCCATGTCCCAGGGGCAGGCTCTGAGTGTGTTCGCTAGAGCATATAACCTAACGCAGGACCAAAAATACTTGGTCGCCGGCCGGAAAGCACTCGATTTCCTCCATGTGCCTGTCGAACGGGGAGGCACTGTAAGTAACCTTGGGAACATTGACCCTTCACTGGCGAGGTATGTCTGGTTCGAGGAGTACCCACAAGACGCCAAATCATCGGCCAGTCATGTATTTAACGGTGGTGTCTTCGCTTTGCTGGGCCTGTACGACTGGAGTAAGGTGGATAAAACCAGGGCTGGCTTAGAAGCATCAAGGCTATTCCAGTGCGGGGCATATTCGTTAGAGAGTGCCCTGCCGTATTTCGAGCTTGGCGGCTACTCTGCGTACGATCTGGGCCACCTAGTGGATGGCATCGTTGCACCACGCATCCAACTGATCCAGTATCCGTACCAAACAGTCCATATTTATCAGTTGCTTGCGATGTACTCCATCACCAATAAACAGACATACTTGGACTGGGCCAACCGTTTTAGCCATGATCTTGGTCAGGGCGATGTAAGTATTCCGGCGAAATAA
- a CDS encoding MBOAT family O-acyltransferase, whose translation MVFSSNVFLFLFLPLFLIIYYLLPFKWRSAWILLGSYALYSWWRVDFLWLLIAITVVSYWFGLVLGRQPDGQRRRWTLVTAVVLNLAALGYFKYANFGIESFNAITQSLGFQPFAFTPILLPIGLSFFIFHAISYIVDVYRREEPPTHKLLDFAAFIALFPHLIAGPVLKYNLLADQFRTRTHTLEKFSYGATRFMTGFAKKVLIADTIAPLVTAAFNQPNPTMADAWLGALAYTLQLYFDFSGYSDMAIGLAAMMGFKFPENFNHPYISRSITEFWRRWHMSLSSWLREYLYISLGGNRKGRARTYLNLWLTMVLGGLWHGANWTFVLWGVWHGSILAVERRMKEASLWKPSPAWLTIPGTMILVMLGWVMFRADNVPDAFRMYGGMLGLNGVGLSDTLAWQVKGSVLLTMLLAAVLVYVAPLWGQRVGDVGSRLLKPALAVGATVTLLPLFVLAVMKLSAQSYTPFLYFQF comes from the coding sequence GTGGTCTTCAGCAGCAACGTCTTTCTGTTCCTCTTCCTTCCGCTTTTCCTGATCATCTATTACCTGCTGCCCTTCAAGTGGCGGTCCGCGTGGATCCTGCTGGGCAGCTATGCGCTGTACTCATGGTGGCGGGTGGACTTCCTGTGGCTGCTGATCGCCATCACTGTGGTGTCGTACTGGTTCGGTTTGGTCTTGGGGCGACAACCGGATGGTCAGAGGCGGCGCTGGACCCTGGTGACGGCCGTTGTGCTGAATCTCGCGGCGCTGGGCTACTTCAAGTACGCCAACTTCGGCATCGAGAGCTTCAACGCCATCACGCAGAGCTTGGGTTTCCAGCCGTTCGCTTTCACCCCGATCCTGCTGCCCATCGGTCTGAGCTTTTTCATCTTCCACGCGATCAGCTACATCGTGGACGTGTACCGCCGCGAGGAGCCACCCACTCATAAGCTGCTGGACTTCGCTGCCTTCATCGCGCTGTTCCCACACCTGATCGCCGGCCCAGTATTGAAATACAACCTGCTGGCCGATCAGTTCCGGACCCGCACCCACACCCTGGAGAAGTTCAGTTATGGAGCCACGCGCTTCATGACCGGCTTCGCCAAGAAGGTGCTAATCGCCGACACCATCGCGCCGCTGGTGACTGCTGCGTTCAATCAGCCGAATCCAACGATGGCCGACGCCTGGCTGGGCGCGTTGGCCTACACCCTGCAGCTGTATTTCGACTTCAGCGGTTACTCGGACATGGCCATTGGACTGGCCGCGATGATGGGCTTCAAGTTCCCCGAGAACTTCAACCATCCCTACATCTCCCGCAGCATCACCGAGTTCTGGCGCCGCTGGCACATGAGCCTGTCGAGCTGGCTGCGCGAGTACCTGTACATCAGCCTGGGTGGGAACCGGAAAGGCCGGGCCAGAACCTACCTGAACCTGTGGCTGACCATGGTGCTGGGCGGACTGTGGCACGGGGCCAACTGGACCTTCGTGCTGTGGGGCGTGTGGCACGGCAGCATCCTGGCCGTCGAGCGCCGTATGAAGGAGGCCAGCCTCTGGAAACCCTCTCCAGCGTGGCTGACCATCCCTGGCACCATGATCTTGGTGATGCTGGGCTGGGTGATGTTCCGTGCCGACAACGTGCCGGACGCCTTTCGGATGTATGGCGGCATGCTCGGCCTGAACGGTGTAGGCCTGAGCGACACCCTGGCGTGGCAGGTCAAGGGCAGCGTCCTGCTGACCATGCTGCTGGCCGCTGTGCTGGTCTATGTCGCTCCTTTGTGGGGCCAGCGCGTTGGGGATGTGGGCAGTCGGTTGCTGAAGCCCGCCCTGGCGGTGGGAGCCACGGTGACGTTGTTGCCGCTGTTCGTGTTGGCGGTCATGAAGCTGTCGGCTCAAAGCTACACTCCGTTCTTGTACTTCCAGTTCTGA
- a CDS encoding alginate O-acetyltransferase AlgX-related protein, which yields MTEFAQDTVKPNADNPTAPRILHWLPAAFLLTVVAVGAIATLTSPGFREAQPDKTVINGEWMLSWEKNLDSKVPWRTPSVNLWGGLNYRLFGEAQDGALIGQYGWLFTNEEFQTASTDAAEFQSKIAYVKQVRDQLAKDGAKLVVALIPAKVRIYPQEVGRAGVPASHDTLYADFRDRLEDADIAAPDLAAALKAARSQGNVFLRTDTHWTPLGAEIAARAVAETVQELNLELPPADYSLTHKPDVARAGDLLRYVPVPEDVGPELDRVSEPEYTRTDEGGGGLLGDESIAVTLVGTSYSADSKDNVWHFDDALAAALGTEVLNAAQEGKGPIVPMREYLKSQDRKDNPPQVVVWEIPERFLRVVYDAE from the coding sequence ATGACTGAATTTGCCCAGGACACGGTGAAACCCAATGCCGACAATCCAACCGCGCCGCGCATCCTTCACTGGCTGCCCGCTGCCTTCTTGCTGACCGTAGTGGCCGTCGGTGCCATTGCCACTCTGACCAGCCCTGGCTTCCGTGAAGCGCAGCCGGACAAGACGGTAATCAACGGCGAGTGGATGCTGTCGTGGGAGAAGAACCTCGATAGCAAGGTGCCATGGCGCACGCCCAGCGTGAACCTGTGGGGTGGCCTGAACTACCGCCTGTTCGGCGAGGCCCAGGACGGTGCACTGATCGGCCAGTACGGCTGGCTGTTTACGAACGAGGAGTTCCAGACGGCCAGCACCGATGCCGCCGAGTTCCAGAGCAAGATAGCCTACGTCAAACAGGTCCGAGACCAGCTGGCGAAGGACGGCGCGAAGCTGGTGGTGGCGTTGATCCCGGCCAAGGTGCGCATCTATCCGCAGGAGGTGGGGCGGGCAGGGGTGCCGGCCAGCCACGACACCTTATATGCCGATTTCAGAGATCGGCTGGAAGATGCCGACATTGCTGCGCCAGATCTGGCTGCGGCGTTGAAGGCAGCCAGATCCCAGGGCAACGTGTTCCTTCGCACGGACACCCACTGGACGCCACTGGGCGCCGAGATCGCAGCCCGCGCTGTGGCGGAGACGGTGCAAGAATTGAACCTGGAGCTACCCCCCGCCGACTACAGCCTGACGCACAAGCCTGATGTTGCGCGCGCCGGCGATCTCCTGCGCTACGTTCCCGTGCCGGAGGATGTGGGCCCTGAGCTGGATCGGGTGAGCGAACCTGAGTACACCCGCACTGACGAGGGCGGGGGTGGCCTGCTGGGCGACGAGAGCATTGCGGTCACGCTCGTGGGCACGAGTTATAGCGCAGACAGCAAGGACAACGTCTGGCACTTTGACGACGCTCTGGCTGCAGCGCTGGGCACCGAGGTGCTGAATGCTGCGCAGGAAGGTAAGGGGCCGATTGTGCCGATGCGCGAATACCTGAAGAGCCAGGACCGCAAAGACAACCCCCCGCAGGTTGTCGTCTGGGAGATCCCGGAGCGTTTCCTGCGGGTTGTTTATGACGCTGAGTGA
- a CDS encoding alginate O-acetyltransferase AlgX-related protein gives MYTKYLTVLAVATSAMASAARPECAPFTDRNQYYFGSNGQILSAVQIETGKHTVPKASSEYFKRLIQMLKARGTEVVVIPVPRSGFTLAGTLDPGEVNGNIFSKANAGDFKAQTLNAYQATVDDLKNYGVTTVNFMEAANAELALNPGVRLFFLQDGHWRPEGAKVAANAVGKILKEQKPELTKLISTKTFKLLPLPSVSRDGFGWDVRVKLDCPKTDWKPLIETYPTVATEITSGGSLLEDDNFPVLLAGSSYSADSYKMGLAQYLELSLGASVTNIAINGGEAMSSILDYYTFHNPKDIEPKLIIWEIPTQYIDYISTNSFSPITLRQILPLLAENPVLLEEHSIPKLGGSSTIDFTSPSLRGSSYFIKISLGNYESRAMDIVLSDGKEMQKVRLAKERGRAAKEFTIELDNSIELKNITVSFPDTASGSAKIAVYKY, from the coding sequence ATGTATACCAAATATTTAACGGTACTCGCCGTTGCCACGAGTGCAATGGCCAGTGCCGCGCGTCCCGAGTGTGCACCTTTTACAGATCGTAATCAGTACTACTTTGGGAGCAATGGTCAGATTCTGAGTGCCGTTCAAATTGAGACGGGGAAGCACACTGTGCCCAAGGCGTCAAGTGAATATTTTAAGCGTCTTATTCAAATGTTGAAGGCCAGGGGTACAGAAGTAGTGGTCATTCCGGTGCCACGATCGGGATTTACCCTAGCGGGCACCTTAGATCCTGGTGAAGTCAATGGGAATATATTTTCCAAGGCTAATGCTGGCGACTTTAAAGCCCAAACGCTCAATGCCTATCAAGCTACTGTAGATGATTTGAAAAACTATGGCGTTACAACTGTGAACTTTATGGAAGCCGCCAATGCTGAGTTGGCTTTGAATCCAGGCGTCCGATTGTTTTTCCTTCAAGATGGTCACTGGCGCCCAGAAGGGGCTAAAGTAGCGGCAAATGCAGTTGGGAAAATTCTAAAAGAGCAAAAGCCCGAGCTAACCAAACTAATATCAACAAAGACATTCAAGCTCCTACCTCTGCCTAGCGTGAGTCGTGATGGTTTCGGTTGGGATGTGAGAGTGAAATTGGATTGCCCCAAAACTGACTGGAAGCCACTAATAGAAACTTACCCAACAGTGGCTACTGAAATTACTTCGGGTGGAAGCTTGCTTGAGGATGATAATTTTCCTGTGCTACTTGCAGGGAGTAGCTACTCGGCAGATAGCTATAAAATGGGGCTCGCTCAATATCTCGAACTCTCACTTGGAGCATCTGTAACCAATATAGCAATCAATGGCGGTGAAGCCATGAGCTCTATATTGGACTATTATACTTTCCATAACCCCAAGGATATCGAGCCCAAACTGATTATTTGGGAAATACCTACTCAATATATTGACTACATTTCTACAAATTCGTTCAGCCCAATTACTTTAAGGCAAATTCTTCCCCTCTTAGCTGAAAATCCAGTCCTTCTTGAGGAACACAGCATCCCAAAACTAGGTGGTAGCTCCACAATCGATTTCACATCACCGTCGCTTCGCGGCTCATCCTATTTTATAAAGATTTCGCTTGGAAATTACGAATCTAGGGCGATGGATATAGTACTCAGCGACGGGAAAGAGATGCAAAAAGTTCGTCTGGCGAAAGAGAGAGGGAGGGCGGCTAAGGAGTTTACTATCGAGCTAGATAATTCTATCGAACTGAAAAATATAACCGTAAGCTTTCCGGATACAGCTTCGGGATCAGCGAAAATCGCTGTCTATAAATACTAG
- a CDS encoding alginate O-acetyltransferase AlgF, with protein sequence MKKVLLSALLLGSIASAQENLYDPAPPANSAFVRVLNAPTATLGGKAVTAEKGAASPYVVIPQGEFAAKLGTITSKLKVEAGNFYSVVANGNKLVLLTDQAAENRAKALLTIYNLSKTASVDLKTADGKTAVVSSVKSGESGSRAVNGITVDLSAFDGTKALGTLKGVKLERGNAYALVLTDAGLTLTPSTTKTK encoded by the coding sequence GTGAAAAAAGTTCTGCTGTCAGCCCTCCTGCTGGGGTCCATCGCCTCCGCACAAGAAAACCTCTATGACCCCGCCCCACCCGCCAACAGCGCCTTCGTGCGGGTACTGAATGCGCCGACGGCCACCCTGGGCGGCAAAGCCGTCACCGCCGAGAAAGGCGCAGCCAGCCCCTACGTTGTGATTCCCCAGGGCGAGTTCGCGGCCAAGCTGGGCACGATTACCAGCAAGCTCAAGGTGGAGGCAGGCAACTTCTATAGCGTCGTTGCCAACGGAAACAAGCTGGTGTTGCTGACTGATCAGGCCGCTGAGAACCGCGCCAAAGCCCTGCTCACGATCTACAACCTGAGCAAGACGGCCAGCGTGGACCTCAAGACCGCTGACGGCAAGACCGCGGTAGTGTCCAGCGTCAAATCCGGCGAGAGCGGCAGCCGCGCCGTCAACGGCATCACCGTGGACCTCAGCGCCTTCGACGGCACCAAAGCCCTGGGCACCCTCAAGGGCGTGAAGCTCGAACGCGGCAACGCCTACGCCCTGGTGCTGACCGACGCAGGGCTGACGTTGACGCCCAGCACCACCAAAACCAAGTAA